The DNA sequence TGGTAGCGGTTGCGCGAGCGGTTCTTCGCCAAGGTCATGGTCTGTTCGGCTTTCTGCAACAGCTTCTCGGTACTGTCGCCATCTTCCGGGTACAGCGTGATACCGATGGTGGCGCGCAGGCGGATGCTTTGCTGATCGAGGGTGACCGGCCGCTCCAGATCGTCGAGTACTTTCTGCGCCAGTTCCGCGGCCTCGTAAGGTTGTTCGCAGCCGAACAGCACCAGCACGAACTGGTCGCCACCCAGGCGGGCAAGGGCACCGACACGTCCGCTCAGGCTTCGCAAGCGGTCGGCCAGCGCGACCAACATACGGTCGCCGCACTGGTAACTGAACTGCTCGTTCACCCCCTTGAAATCATCCAATCCCAGGCAGAGCACAGCCACACGGCGTTGCAGCCGGGCGGCCTCGCCGAGAATATTGTCGAGCTGTTGCTGCAACTGTTGCCGATTGGGCAGCCCGGTGAGCGAGTCGTACTGGGTCATGCGTTCCAGGCTGCTTTCCGCGGCATGGCGCAGCTGCATGTTGTGCTGGATGGAGGCGAGCAAGCCGTTGGCGGTTTCTACCCAGAGGCCCAGCTCGTTTCGCTCGTGCCCCTTTGGCATCGGTAGTGAATGCTCGCCGGGACGGCCTGGATTGATGCGCGACAGGTGCTCGGTGAGCTTGGTCAGCGGTCGCGTCAACAGCCATTCGTAAATCAGGTAAAGCAATAGACCCAGGGCCAGCGCACGGAGAATGCCGACGAAGAAGATGATGATCGAGTCGCTGATGAATTCCTCTCCGTAGGGAGCGGTGTCGAGCGTGATGCGCAGGTCGCCGTAGTATTCGTTGTAAGGAGGACGACCAATCAGCGGAATCGAGAATTCCTGACTGCGACCGAGTATCGGGTCGGTTAGCCAGCGTGTCGGTGCGGATATGAGTGGGCGGGATTTATCGGCCAGAGGCTCTTCGCCGGGATGGGCGATTGATGCCTCGTTAATCGACTCGTGCTGAAACAGGCCTTCCATGACCTGTGAGCCCATTTCGCGGTCCAGGCTGTAGATCGCCTGTGCCGAGGGGTCGCGCGTCATGCGCAGGATTCGCTGGGCCTCTGCATTGATCAGTTGGCGAGTTTTATAGGCATCGAAAACGATCTGTGCACAGCTCAATACCAGCCCAACGGCGAGCGCTGACAGCAGAACGATACGGAGTAATTTCCTCGACAGGCTGTTGCGCAATGCAGTCAAAAGAATTTCCTTTTTCCAGGCCGATGCTAGGGTCTGTTGACGTTTCGTCGCAAGCCGCGTTGCTGCGCCAAATGTCGCCAGGCCGGGCGGTGCTCCGCAAGGCGCGGGACGCAGACAATGGCCTGGGCCGGCCGCGTCGTTCCCCAGCCAAGTCCCGCAACTCCGCATGGCGCCATTTGCCGCGCAACCCTTCGGGCCGAGCCTGTTTTTGCGCGATGCGGCGGTTCTCGTCGCTCATTTGGAACAACCAAACCTCACTCCTCGTGCCTTGCCTCGCGCAAAAACAGGCTCCGGCGCGGCCGCGAACGATACGTCAACAGACCCTAGCGCAAGTATTGGTAGTCATGAAGGAAACGTCAAAAGCTAGGCATGCCTATGGGGCAAAACGTTATCAGAACCCTCGATGCCCCGCCGAACCTTCCGTCGACCACCTCAGGACATAGCGATATGTCGAGCAAGCGGCATGCTAGAGGCTTCGACAGCATAGTTGGTTCAGCTGACTGCGGACGTTTCCTTTACCTCGCAACCCTTGATGACCATACGAATGATCGTATCGGCAGCAGCTTCGTAATCTGCATCGTCAAGAGAGGCTTTTCCCGTCACGGTGGATATCTGCCAGTCGAAATCGGCATAGGTCTGGGTCGCCGCCCAGATGCTGAACAACAGATGATTGGGGTCGACCTTCGCCATCAGTCCCTGATCGATCCAGCCTTGGATGCGAGCCACGTTGTGGCTGGCCTGGGCGTTGAGCTGCTCCGCCCGTTCGGCTGGCAGATGGGGCGCGCCATGCATGATTTCGCTTGCGAATACTTTGGAGGCGCAGGCGTGCTCGCGTGAAATCCGGATTTTGGTGCGGATATAGGCACGTAACACATCGGCGGGTTCGCCGGGCTGATTGAAGGGGGCGGATGCTTGCAGCAGCGGCTCGACAATGCTGTCGAGCACCTCGCGGTAGAGGTTTTCCTTGCTCTTGAAATAGTAATAAACGTTGGGCTTGGGCAGCCCGGCGCGATTGGCGATGTCGCTGGTCTTGCTGGCGGCGAAGCCCTTTTCGGCGAACTCTTCACTGGCAGCGCGCAGGATCAATTCTTTGTTGCGCTCGCGGATACTGGACATAGGGCCTGTTCAATTCACGACCACCCGCCTGGTGGCCAGCCGCGGCATGCTAGCACCGGCCTCCAGACCGTCTCAAGACGGGCCCGTCAATCCGCCCATTTGTGAACAAATACTTAAGTCTTTGTACGCAATTCTAAAAGAACGCTGCTACGCTACTGCCATCAGTGCAGCGTCATGGATATCGCCTTTC is a window from the Pseudomonas sp. MTM4 genome containing:
- a CDS encoding bifunctional diguanylate cyclase/phosphodiesterase; translation: MTALRNSLSRKLLRIVLLSALAVGLVLSCAQIVFDAYKTRQLINAEAQRILRMTRDPSAQAIYSLDREMGSQVMEGLFQHESINEASIAHPGEEPLADKSRPLISAPTRWLTDPILGRSQEFSIPLIGRPPYNEYYGDLRITLDTAPYGEEFISDSIIIFFVGILRALALGLLLYLIYEWLLTRPLTKLTEHLSRINPGRPGEHSLPMPKGHERNELGLWVETANGLLASIQHNMQLRHAAESSLERMTQYDSLTGLPNRQQLQQQLDNILGEAARLQRRVAVLCLGLDDFKGVNEQFSYQCGDRMLVALADRLRSLSGRVGALARLGGDQFVLVLFGCEQPYEAAELAQKVLDDLERPVTLDQQSIRLRATIGITLYPEDGDSTEKLLQKAEQTMTLAKNRSRNRYQFYVASIDSEMRTRRELQNDLAEAVKRNEFHLVYQPQIDYRLKRITGVEALLRWTQPSGKMIPPDIFIPLAEQNGSIIAIGEWVLDQACQQLSEWHLQGFSDLRMAVNLSTVQLHHAELPTTINNLLKNHRLPPETLELEVTETGLMEDIAAATHNLHSLRRSGALIAIDDFGTGYSSLSYLKSLPLDKIKIDKSFVRDMSADEGDTTIVRAIIQLGKSLNMLVIAEGVETAEQERYLIDEGCNEGQGYYYSRPLPGPELTALLLQSRRFERTFNSEPL
- a CDS encoding TetR/AcrR family transcriptional regulator, with protein sequence MSSIRERNKELILRAASEEFAEKGFAASKTSDIANRAGLPKPNVYYYFKSKENLYREVLDSIVEPLLQASAPFNQPGEPADVLRAYIRTKIRISREHACASKVFASEIMHGAPHLPAERAEQLNAQASHNVARIQGWIDQGLMAKVDPNHLLFSIWAATQTYADFDWQISTVTGKASLDDADYEAAADTIIRMVIKGCEVKETSAVS